A stretch of the Serratia marcescens genome encodes the following:
- the fes gene encoding enterochelin esterase has product MEFLPEKRPESGHEGLAAQWLREEAAGQPAWWQKVASHGTPIVEPHDDRHVKMTWLWRDPAGDERHSPIRRVYADINGITDHHSTSPSSLTRLPGTDVWYGAAVIDRRWRGSYSLIPITDRDLPPVFSDDETLRDRQQRAWWVSLFPLAIADPLNRLSLGPSHRPRPVSLAQGPDADDQSAWQAADRPLDEARLQLFQWRSERLDNQRRVWLYASGDAAVEANRPLVLLLDGQNWIERHALLPVIEHETARGHLPPACWLLIDAIDGEHRENELPCNAAFWQAIIEELLPQAQKREAFSEEGARTVVAGQSYGGLAALYAGVHWPERFGHVLSQSGSFWWPTVQFVTQFEKRHELEEGWLIRQVRQRDGAAPTLTVIQQAGDREADIEFVNRQMHQALTAAGHRAEYRVFSGGHDALCWRGGLVDGVRQLLSAMK; this is encoded by the coding sequence ATGGAGTTTTTGCCGGAAAAGAGGCCAGAAAGCGGTCATGAGGGATTGGCGGCGCAATGGCTGCGTGAAGAGGCGGCAGGACAGCCTGCGTGGTGGCAGAAGGTGGCCTCACACGGCACGCCCATCGTCGAGCCGCACGATGATCGCCACGTCAAAATGACCTGGCTGTGGCGCGATCCCGCCGGCGATGAACGGCACTCGCCGATACGCCGCGTTTACGCCGATATCAACGGCATTACCGATCACCACAGCACGTCCCCCAGCAGCCTGACCAGGCTCCCCGGCACCGACGTTTGGTACGGCGCCGCCGTTATCGATCGCCGTTGGCGCGGCAGCTATAGCCTGATCCCTATTACCGATCGGGATCTTCCCCCCGTATTCAGCGACGACGAAACGTTGCGCGACCGCCAGCAGCGCGCCTGGTGGGTATCGCTGTTCCCGTTGGCGATCGCCGATCCGCTGAATCGCCTCTCGCTGGGGCCGTCTCATCGCCCGCGGCCGGTTTCCCTGGCGCAAGGGCCGGATGCCGACGATCAAAGCGCCTGGCAGGCCGCCGATCGGCCATTGGACGAGGCGCGGCTACAGCTTTTTCAGTGGCGCAGCGAACGTCTGGATAACCAGCGGCGCGTTTGGCTGTATGCCAGCGGCGACGCGGCGGTGGAAGCGAATCGCCCGCTGGTGCTACTGCTCGATGGCCAAAACTGGATCGAAAGGCACGCGCTGTTGCCGGTGATCGAGCACGAAACGGCAAGAGGGCACCTGCCGCCCGCGTGCTGGCTGCTGATCGATGCGATCGACGGTGAACACCGGGAAAACGAGCTGCCCTGCAACGCCGCCTTCTGGCAGGCAATCATCGAAGAGCTGCTGCCGCAGGCGCAGAAGCGCGAAGCGTTCAGCGAGGAAGGGGCGCGCACCGTCGTCGCCGGCCAAAGCTACGGCGGGCTGGCAGCGTTATATGCCGGTGTGCACTGGCCGGAACGTTTCGGCCACGTGCTGAGCCAGTCCGGTTCCTTCTGGTGGCCCACGGTGCAATTCGTTACCCAGTTCGAAAAACGCCACGAACTGGAGGAAGGCTGGCTGATACGCCAGGTTCGGCAACGCGACGGGGCGGCGCCCACGCTCACCGTGATTCAGCAAGCCGGCGATCGGGAGGCGGACATCGAATTCGTCAATCGCCAGATGCATCAGGCGCTGACGGCGGCGGGGCACCGCGCCGAATACCGCGTGTTTTCCGGCGGGCACGATGCGCTCTGCTGGCGCGGCGGCCTGGTGGACGGCGTGCGCCAGCTGCTTTCCGCGATGAAATAA
- a CDS encoding TonB-dependent siderophore receptor produces the protein MKIKNKGIADGNAEATAAKRLLLGSALALLPLAQHASAAADETILVTADAQNSVTAPVKGIVAKESAAGTKTAAPLRKTPQSISVVTREQMNDQEPASVADALNYTSGVITTYRGNSNRNDEVISRGFRYAPKLLDGLHFGLSSQNGGAGQIDPWLLERVEMVHGPAGVLYGQVSPGGVVVMTSKRPTAQSIHEVKFSTGNRHLAETAFDFGGKLNDDNTLFYRLNGIARTEHEFVKDSKQQRVAIAPAFTWLPNEDTSFTLLTSYQNDPKAGSRNFLPRAGTLFPTSAGYVPYDFNVSEPSFNKSRREQASIGYSLEHNISDALSFTQNLRFTHRDEDYKYLVYNVNSKVNDHTVTRMAQHETQMTNEFGVDNQLKGLFDTGEVKHTVLGGLDYRYSHIDSKMYRDRGNDYPIDWANPVRPSIDGSTLALASSDLKTLNQIGVYLQDQLEWNNWNLLLSGRQDWSQVNTRDRTSGGKEQTYNDAQFTGRAGLLYAFDNGISPYVSYSTSFDPNLYPSAPGADPLKPTTGKQTEVGVKYQIPGGNTLLTLSWFDITQRNVASYNRLTSAYEQIGEVKSKGIEAEVHAQPTPEIKLTAAYTYTDVVTKDSNSADEIGHSPAGIPRHAASAWGSYSFLSGALNGLTVGSGVRYIGDAPADATGQYDVPHYTLYDAMVKYDLGQASSALRGAALQLNVQNLTDKKYVSSCSGEYACFYGSGRSIIASVNYRW, from the coding sequence ATGAAGATTAAAAACAAAGGGATAGCAGACGGAAATGCGGAGGCGACGGCCGCCAAGCGTCTGTTGCTGGGATCGGCGCTGGCCTTACTGCCCTTGGCGCAACACGCGTCCGCCGCGGCGGACGAGACGATTTTGGTGACCGCCGACGCGCAAAACAGCGTGACCGCGCCGGTCAAAGGGATCGTCGCCAAAGAAAGCGCCGCCGGCACCAAGACCGCCGCCCCTCTGCGCAAAACGCCGCAGTCCATCTCGGTGGTCACGCGCGAGCAGATGAACGATCAGGAGCCGGCGTCGGTCGCCGACGCGCTGAACTACACCAGTGGGGTGATCACCACCTACCGTGGCAACTCCAACCGCAATGACGAAGTGATCAGCCGCGGCTTCCGCTATGCGCCCAAGCTGCTCGACGGCCTGCACTTTGGCCTCTCGAGCCAAAACGGCGGCGCCGGGCAGATCGATCCCTGGCTGCTGGAGCGCGTGGAGATGGTGCATGGCCCGGCCGGCGTGCTGTACGGCCAGGTCAGCCCCGGCGGCGTGGTGGTGATGACCAGTAAACGCCCTACCGCCCAGAGCATTCACGAAGTCAAATTCAGCACCGGCAACCGCCATCTGGCGGAAACGGCGTTCGATTTCGGCGGCAAACTCAACGACGACAACACCCTGTTCTATCGCCTGAACGGTATCGCCAGAACCGAGCATGAGTTTGTCAAAGACAGCAAGCAGCAACGGGTGGCCATCGCGCCGGCCTTCACCTGGCTGCCGAATGAAGACACCAGCTTTACGCTGCTGACCAGTTACCAGAACGATCCGAAAGCCGGATCGCGCAATTTCCTGCCGCGTGCCGGCACGCTGTTCCCGACCAGCGCGGGCTATGTGCCCTATGACTTCAACGTCAGCGAACCCAGCTTCAACAAGTCGCGGCGCGAGCAGGCGTCGATCGGCTACAGCCTCGAGCATAACATCAGCGATGCGCTGTCGTTTACCCAGAACCTGCGCTTCACCCACCGTGATGAAGACTATAAATATCTGGTTTATAACGTAAACTCGAAGGTTAACGACCACACCGTCACCCGCATGGCGCAGCATGAAACGCAGATGACCAACGAGTTTGGCGTGGATAACCAGCTGAAGGGCCTGTTCGACACCGGCGAGGTGAAGCACACGGTGCTGGGCGGGCTGGATTACCGCTACAGCCATATCGATTCGAAGATGTATCGCGATCGCGGCAACGATTACCCGATCGACTGGGCCAACCCGGTTCGCCCCAGTATCGATGGCAGCACGCTGGCGCTGGCTTCCAGCGATTTGAAGACGCTGAATCAGATCGGGGTGTATCTGCAGGACCAGTTGGAGTGGAATAACTGGAACCTGCTGCTGTCCGGCCGTCAGGACTGGTCGCAGGTCAACACCCGCGATCGCACCAGCGGCGGTAAAGAGCAGACCTACAACGATGCCCAGTTCACCGGCCGCGCGGGCCTGCTTTACGCCTTCGACAACGGCATTTCACCGTACGTCAGCTACAGCACCTCGTTCGATCCTAACCTGTACCCGAGCGCGCCGGGCGCCGATCCGCTCAAGCCGACCACCGGCAAACAAACCGAGGTGGGCGTGAAATACCAGATCCCGGGCGGCAACACCCTGCTGACCCTCTCCTGGTTCGACATTACCCAGCGCAATGTGGCGTCTTACAACCGTCTCACCTCCGCCTACGAGCAGATCGGTGAGGTGAAATCCAAAGGGATTGAGGCGGAAGTGCACGCCCAACCAACGCCGGAAATCAAGCTGACCGCCGCCTATACCTACACCGACGTAGTCACCAAAGACTCGAACTCGGCGGACGAAATTGGCCACAGCCCGGCGGGCATCCCGCGCCACGCGGCATCCGCCTGGGGCAGCTACAGCTTCCTGAGCGGCGCGCTGAACGGCCTGACCGTCGGCAGCGGCGTGCGTTACATCGGCGATGCGCCGGCCGACGCCACCGGCCAGTACGACGTACCGCACTACACGCTGTACGACGCCATGGTGAAATATGACCTCGGCCAGGCTTCGTCGGCACTGCGCGGTGCGGCGCTTCAGCTCAACGTGCAGAACCTGACGGACAAGAAATACGTTTCATCCTGCAGCGGCGAGTACGCCTGCTTCTACGGCAGCGGCCGCAGCATCATCGCTTCGGTCAACTACCGCTGGTAA
- a CDS encoding helix-turn-helix transcriptional regulator, protein MPNSSSQLELLRSVADGIAALFFPNAEVVIHDLATNKIAYLANNLSKRKPGDDAGLEDFELEGGAGVTGPYEKLNWDGKKMRSVSIAARDEQGKPSYLLCINLSTAMFEDARNALDMFLSVTRLQPQPQELFKDDWQEKINTFLHDWLRRENAALGALSREQKRRLVSDLYHQGAFKAKSAADYIANVLSMGRATVYKHLRELKQE, encoded by the coding sequence GTGCCGAACTCTTCTTCTCAACTCGAACTTTTGCGATCGGTCGCCGACGGCATCGCCGCGCTGTTTTTCCCGAATGCAGAAGTGGTGATCCACGATCTGGCCACCAACAAGATTGCCTATCTGGCGAACAACCTGTCGAAGCGCAAACCGGGTGACGACGCCGGGCTGGAAGACTTCGAGCTCGAGGGCGGCGCCGGCGTGACCGGCCCCTATGAGAAGCTGAACTGGGACGGCAAAAAGATGCGTTCGGTGAGCATCGCCGCACGCGACGAGCAGGGCAAGCCCAGCTATCTGCTGTGCATCAATCTGAGCACCGCGATGTTCGAGGACGCCCGCAACGCGCTGGACATGTTCCTGTCGGTCACGCGGCTGCAACCACAGCCACAAGAGCTGTTCAAAGATGACTGGCAGGAGAAGATCAATACCTTCCTGCACGATTGGCTGCGGCGCGAAAACGCCGCGCTCGGCGCGCTGAGCCGCGAACAGAAACGGCGGCTGGTCAGCGATCTCTATCATCAGGGGGCGTTCAAGGCCAAAAGCGCGGCGGATTACATCGCCAACGTGCTGTCGATGGGGCGCGCCACGGTGTACAAGCATTTGCGGGAATTGAAGCAGGAGTAA
- a CDS encoding amino acid permease — translation MKKNHCDRLNPGSAEGPNCAQTLQRGLSARHIQLISIGGAIGTGLFMGAGKTLALSGTSIVLTYAIVGFFMFMVMRAMGELLLTRLDYRSFADFVSEYLGPRASFFLGWSYWLSWVVTCIADVVVCGGYVQYWLPNVSPWLPALLTLGFLCLFNMLSVKMFGEAEFWFAMIKVVAIVALIATGAWMVFSGWTSPDGVTASLHNVTDPAIFMPHGIFGFFAGFQIAIFSCTGIELLGTMSAETKNPEKVLPKAISAIPARIIVFYVCSMLTIIAVTSWSHISPDSSPFVMLFDRAGLPAAAAVINFVVLTSAMSSANSGVYSSTRMLYSLSMEKHAHGQFRILSRTTAIPIRSLLFSCFCMVSGTLLLVLVPNVMTLFTLVSTVAAILVVYSWGMILVAYLVYRQKRPDLHAGSHFKMPGGVAMAWLTLAFFAFTLVLMVFDRDTLIALCSMPLWFTTLGLIWRYRVRDSVARESYVFYRRGAEAE, via the coding sequence ATGAAAAAAAATCACTGCGATCGGCTGAACCCAGGTTCAGCCGAAGGGCCAAACTGTGCCCAAACCCTGCAGCGCGGGCTGAGCGCGCGCCATATTCAACTGATTTCGATCGGCGGCGCCATCGGCACCGGGCTGTTTATGGGCGCCGGGAAAACCCTCGCGCTGTCGGGCACCTCCATCGTACTGACTTACGCCATCGTCGGCTTTTTCATGTTCATGGTCATGAGGGCGATGGGGGAGCTGCTGCTCACGCGGCTCGATTATCGTTCGTTCGCCGATTTCGTCTCCGAATACCTGGGGCCGCGCGCCAGCTTTTTTCTCGGCTGGTCCTACTGGCTGAGCTGGGTCGTGACCTGCATTGCCGACGTGGTGGTGTGCGGCGGCTACGTGCAGTATTGGCTGCCTAACGTCTCGCCCTGGCTGCCGGCGCTGCTGACGCTGGGGTTCTTGTGTCTGTTCAACATGCTATCGGTCAAGATGTTCGGCGAAGCCGAATTCTGGTTCGCGATGATTAAGGTGGTGGCGATCGTCGCGCTGATTGCCACCGGCGCCTGGATGGTGTTCAGCGGCTGGACCTCGCCGGACGGTGTGACCGCTTCGCTGCATAACGTCACCGATCCCGCCATTTTCATGCCACACGGCATCTTCGGCTTCTTCGCCGGTTTCCAGATCGCCATTTTCTCCTGTACCGGCATCGAGCTGCTGGGCACGATGTCGGCGGAGACCAAAAACCCGGAGAAGGTGCTGCCAAAGGCGATCAGCGCGATCCCGGCGCGCATCATCGTCTTCTACGTGTGCTCGATGCTGACCATTATCGCCGTCACCTCGTGGAGCCACATTTCACCGGACAGCAGTCCGTTCGTGATGCTGTTCGATCGGGCGGGGCTGCCGGCCGCCGCGGCGGTGATCAACTTTGTGGTGCTGACTTCGGCGATGTCCTCGGCCAACAGCGGGGTGTATTCCAGCACCCGCATGCTGTACAGCCTGTCGATGGAAAAGCACGCCCACGGCCAGTTCCGCATTCTGTCCCGCACCACGGCCATTCCGATCCGCAGCCTGCTGTTTTCCTGCTTCTGCATGGTGTCCGGCACCTTGCTGCTGGTGCTGGTGCCGAACGTCATGACGCTGTTCACCCTCGTCTCTACCGTGGCGGCGATCCTGGTGGTTTACAGCTGGGGCATGATATTGGTCGCCTACCTGGTATATCGCCAGAAGCGGCCGGATCTGCACGCCGGTTCCCACTTCAAAATGCCGGGCGGGGTCGCGATGGCCTGGCTGACGCTGGCATTTTTCGCCTTTACGCTAGTGCTGATGGTGTTCGATCGCGATACGCTGATCGCGCTATGCAGCATGCCGCTGTGGTTTACCACGCTCGGCCTGATCTGGCGCTATCGGGTCCGTGACAGCGTGGCGCGCGAGAGCTACGTGTTTTATCGGCGTGGCGCCGAGGCGGAATAA
- a CDS encoding Glu/Leu/Phe/Val family dehydrogenase, which translates to MEKLSYASDSSTTAWATYLQQIDRVAPYLGELSRWVDTLRHPKRALIVDIPLQMDDGTIRHFEGFRVQHNLSRGPGKGGIRFHPDVDLNEVMALSAWMTIKCAAVNLPYGGAKGGIRVDPFKLSEGELERLTRRYTSEIGFIIGPQKDIPAPDVGTNAKVMAWMMDTYSMNHGTTITGVVTGKPIHLGGSLGREKATGRGVFVTGSEVAKRLGVQIEGAKVAVQGFGNVGSEAARLFVGVGARVVTIQDHSATLFNADGIDLAALTEYQVKHKQIAGFPGASEIESEAFWSVDMDILIPAALEGQITRQRAEILSAKLVLEGANGPTFPEADDILRSRNITVVPDVICNAGGVTVSYFEWVQDMASYFWSESEINERMDKIMTDAMVHVWNKAAEKECSLRTAAYIVACERILTARKERGIYPG; encoded by the coding sequence ATGGAAAAGCTATCCTACGCTTCAGACAGCAGCACCACCGCTTGGGCTACATATCTGCAACAAATCGATCGCGTCGCCCCTTACCTCGGCGAGCTGTCACGCTGGGTTGATACGCTGCGTCACCCTAAGCGCGCTTTGATTGTTGATATCCCGCTGCAGATGGACGATGGCACCATCCGCCACTTCGAAGGTTTCCGCGTACAGCACAACCTGTCGCGTGGGCCGGGTAAAGGCGGCATCCGCTTCCACCCTGACGTCGATCTGAACGAAGTGATGGCCCTGTCCGCCTGGATGACCATCAAGTGTGCCGCGGTCAACCTGCCGTACGGCGGCGCCAAGGGCGGCATCCGCGTCGACCCGTTCAAACTGTCTGAAGGTGAACTGGAGCGACTGACCCGCCGCTACACCAGCGAAATCGGCTTCATCATCGGGCCACAGAAAGACATTCCTGCGCCGGACGTCGGCACCAACGCCAAAGTGATGGCCTGGATGATGGACACCTACTCCATGAACCACGGCACCACCATCACCGGCGTGGTCACCGGCAAGCCAATCCACCTCGGCGGCTCCCTGGGCCGTGAGAAAGCGACCGGCCGCGGCGTGTTCGTCACCGGCAGCGAAGTGGCCAAACGTCTGGGCGTGCAAATCGAAGGCGCCAAAGTGGCGGTACAAGGCTTCGGTAACGTGGGCAGCGAAGCGGCTCGCCTGTTCGTTGGCGTCGGCGCACGCGTCGTCACCATCCAGGACCACTCCGCCACCCTGTTCAACGCCGATGGCATCGATCTGGCCGCGCTGACCGAATACCAGGTCAAGCACAAGCAGATCGCCGGCTTCCCGGGCGCCAGCGAGATCGAAAGCGAAGCGTTCTGGTCAGTCGACATGGACATCCTGATCCCGGCTGCGCTGGAAGGCCAGATCACCCGCCAGCGCGCTGAAATCCTCAGCGCCAAGCTGGTACTGGAAGGCGCCAACGGCCCAACCTTCCCAGAGGCAGACGACATTCTGCGTTCCCGTAACATCACCGTGGTCCCGGACGTTATCTGTAACGCCGGCGGCGTAACGGTCAGTTACTTCGAGTGGGTGCAGGACATGGCGAGCTACTTCTGGAGCGAGTCCGAGATCAATGAGCGTATGGACAAAATCATGACCGACGCCATGGTCCACGTCTGGAACAAGGCGGCCGAGAAAGAGTGCAGCCTGCGCACCGCCGCTTACATCGTGGCCTGTGAGCGCATCCTGACCGCACGTAAAGAGCGCGGCATCTACCCAGGTTGA
- a CDS encoding long-chain-fatty-acid--CoA ligase: MLNLATLLEESARTWPERPAVIQDDNPLSYRALNDMANRVANLLAARGVRPGERVALACPNRPEFPAIYYGILKSGAVVVPLNILLKSAEFDYYLADSAAVALFCFEGSSGLPLGEEALRAAAKAEQCREVFIIGDRLPLEGERFSAAIAEQATEFASATTLESDTAVVLYTSGTTGRAKGAELTHANLVLNALGSVRLFDGSETAPDRHLVTLPLFHTFGSTVQMNAGFAAAATLVLVERFDAAQAIALMQRHGITFFAGVPTMYWALLNALDEHTDIERLRSTLRIAVSGGASLPLQILEDFSRRFGVNILEGYGLSETSPVATFNHPHRVTKPGSIGQPIWGVEVRLLDATGQPVDGIDQVGEIAVRGYNIMKGYLNRPEATAEVLENGWFLTGDLARRDADGFYFIVDRAKDMIIRGGFNVYPREIEEALIRHPAVSLVAVIGVEHPSLGEEIKAVVVLKETEEPIEEETLIAWSRERLAAYKYPRIVEFVERLPMTSTGKVLKRCLR; this comes from the coding sequence ATGCTGAATCTGGCTACCTTGCTTGAAGAGAGTGCGCGCACCTGGCCGGAGCGGCCGGCGGTGATACAGGACGACAACCCGCTCAGCTATCGGGCGCTTAACGACATGGCCAATCGGGTGGCGAATTTGTTGGCTGCGCGCGGCGTGCGGCCCGGTGAACGGGTGGCGCTGGCCTGCCCGAACCGGCCGGAGTTTCCGGCTATCTATTACGGCATTCTCAAAAGCGGCGCGGTGGTGGTGCCGCTGAATATTCTGCTGAAAAGCGCAGAGTTCGACTATTACCTGGCGGATTCGGCGGCGGTGGCGCTGTTTTGTTTTGAGGGCAGCAGCGGCCTGCCGCTGGGGGAGGAAGCGCTGCGGGCGGCGGCGAAGGCGGAGCAGTGCCGCGAGGTGTTTATCATCGGCGATCGGTTGCCGCTCGAGGGAGAGCGTTTCAGCGCGGCGATAGCCGAGCAGGCTACCGAATTCGCTTCGGCGACGACGCTCGAAAGCGACACCGCGGTGGTGCTGTATACCAGCGGCACCACCGGCCGCGCCAAAGGGGCGGAGTTGACCCACGCCAATCTGGTGCTCAACGCCTTGGGATCGGTGCGGCTGTTCGACGGTTCGGAGACGGCCCCCGATCGTCACCTGGTCACGCTGCCGCTGTTCCACACTTTTGGTTCGACTGTGCAGATGAACGCCGGGTTTGCCGCCGCCGCCACTCTGGTGCTGGTCGAGCGCTTCGACGCCGCGCAGGCCATCGCGCTGATGCAACGGCACGGCATCACCTTTTTCGCCGGAGTGCCGACCATGTATTGGGCGCTGTTGAATGCGCTGGATGAACACACGGATATCGAACGCTTGCGCAGCACGCTGCGTATAGCGGTGTCTGGCGGCGCCAGCCTGCCGCTGCAGATCCTGGAGGATTTTTCGCGCCGCTTCGGCGTCAACATTCTCGAAGGATATGGGCTGTCGGAGACCAGCCCGGTCGCCACCTTTAACCATCCCCACCGCGTGACCAAACCCGGCTCCATCGGTCAACCGATCTGGGGCGTGGAGGTGCGCCTGCTAGACGCCACTGGGCAGCCGGTCGACGGCATCGATCAGGTCGGGGAGATCGCGGTGCGCGGTTACAACATCATGAAAGGTTACCTGAATCGCCCCGAAGCGACGGCGGAGGTGCTGGAAAACGGTTGGTTCCTCACCGGTGACCTGGCGCGCCGCGACGCCGACGGCTTCTATTTCATCGTCGATCGGGCCAAGGACATGATCATTCGCGGCGGGTTCAACGTCTATCCGCGCGAGATTGAAGAGGCGCTGATTCGCCATCCGGCGGTGTCGTTGGTGGCGGTGATCGGCGTTGAACACCCGTCGCTGGGCGAAGAGATCAAAGCGGTAGTGGTGTTGAAAGAGACGGAAGAGCCCATCGAGGAGGAAACGCTTATTGCCTGGAGCCGGGAGCGGCTGGCGGCGTACAAGTATCCGCGCATCGTCGAGTTCGTCGAGCGTTTGCCGATGACCAGTACCGGTAAGGTGTTGAAGCGCTGTTTGCGCTGA
- a CDS encoding DJ-1/PfpI family protein: MSKKKILMLVGDYAEDYETMVPFQALQMIGHWVDAVCPGKDVGDYIQTAIHDFDGAQTYSEKPGHRFTLNADFAAAKEEHYDALLIPGGRAPEYLRLNPDVIALVQAFDAAKKPIAAVCHGPQLLAAAGVLKGRTCSAYPACAPEVRLGGGHYAEIGIDQAHVDGNLVTAPAWPAHPQWLAKFAEVLEQ, translated from the coding sequence ATGAGCAAGAAAAAGATCCTGATGCTGGTCGGCGACTACGCCGAAGATTACGAAACCATGGTGCCGTTTCAGGCATTGCAGATGATCGGTCATTGGGTGGACGCCGTGTGCCCCGGCAAAGACGTCGGCGATTACATCCAGACCGCAATCCACGATTTTGACGGGGCGCAGACCTACAGCGAGAAACCCGGCCACCGCTTCACCCTGAACGCCGACTTCGCCGCCGCCAAAGAAGAGCACTACGATGCGCTCTTGATCCCCGGCGGCCGGGCGCCGGAATACCTGCGCCTGAACCCCGACGTGATCGCGCTGGTGCAGGCGTTTGACGCCGCGAAAAAACCGATCGCCGCCGTTTGCCACGGCCCGCAGCTGCTGGCGGCGGCCGGGGTGTTGAAAGGCCGCACCTGCAGCGCCTACCCGGCCTGCGCGCCGGAAGTGCGGCTGGGCGGCGGTCATTATGCGGAGATCGGCATCGATCAGGCGCACGTCGACGGCAATCTGGTCACCGCCCCGGCCTGGCCGGCGCATCCGCAGTGGCTGGCGAAGTTCGCCGAGGTGTTGGAACAGTAA
- a CDS encoding DUF1493 family protein — translation MAEDIQQQVIALIAAFNASGRLKKGVAITPETEINTALNLSFSDSNTLMRHYFDTFGVDSGNYNHELYFQPPTNTGRWFSPSACKEHPRPLCVSMLVRSARAKRWLYDIHFLIEQLR, via the coding sequence ATGGCAGAAGACATTCAGCAACAGGTCATCGCGCTTATCGCCGCCTTCAACGCATCAGGGCGGCTGAAGAAGGGCGTGGCCATCACCCCGGAAACCGAGATCAACACCGCGCTCAACCTGTCGTTCAGCGATTCCAATACGCTGATGCGCCACTACTTCGATACCTTCGGCGTCGACAGCGGCAACTATAATCACGAACTGTATTTCCAGCCGCCGACCAACACCGGGCGCTGGTTTTCCCCCTCAGCCTGCAAAGAACACCCCCGGCCGCTGTGCGTGTCGATGCTGGTGCGTTCCGCGCGCGCCAAACGCTGGCTGTACGACATCCACTTCCTGATCGAGCAGCTCCGCTAG
- a CDS encoding efflux transporter outer membrane subunit translates to MLQRVMMLTLPLLLTGCLSLDPHYQRPAPPVPANLPQGEAGGNQALSYPDVAWRDYVQDARLRQVVALGLNSSRDLREAIANIASARALYGEQRSALFPTINATADGSRGRALTGNGNATALSQSYEAAAGVSAFEWDLFGKNASLSRAAFETYLANSEGAKSTRLTLIADIVTDWVAVAAERSNLAVAQQTMASAKRSLDVTRNNQQHGIASLVDVASAETVYQQARSDAASYATSAAQAKNALDLAVGQSVPENLLPSGIEALGGIMRDLPAGVSSQVLLKRPDVLQAEHNLKSANADIGSARAAFFPSISLTASGGVGSGELSSLFSHGAGVWSFAPSISLPIFSGGYNTAQLNYSQAQKDLYVATYEKAVQTAFQETADALARKATLQEQLAAQTGYVAAAQQYYRLAELRNRQGVDSYLTLLDAQRTLYTAQQALIATQQTAYDNQATLYKVLGGGVTAERQGDGVIADKTTLSR, encoded by the coding sequence GTGTTGCAACGAGTCATGATGTTAACTTTACCGCTGCTGCTGACCGGCTGTCTGTCGCTGGATCCGCACTACCAGCGCCCGGCGCCGCCGGTGCCCGCCAACCTGCCGCAGGGCGAGGCCGGCGGCAACCAGGCGCTGAGCTACCCGGACGTCGCCTGGCGCGACTATGTCCAGGATGCCCGGCTGCGCCAGGTGGTGGCGCTGGGGCTGAACAGCAGCCGCGATCTGCGCGAGGCGATCGCCAATATCGCGTCGGCGCGCGCCCTGTATGGTGAGCAGCGCTCGGCGCTGTTCCCGACAATCAATGCCACCGCCGACGGCAGCCGCGGGCGGGCGCTGACCGGTAACGGCAACGCCACCGCGCTGAGCCAAAGCTACGAAGCCGCGGCCGGCGTCAGCGCATTCGAGTGGGATCTGTTCGGCAAAAACGCCAGCCTGTCGCGCGCTGCGTTCGAAACCTATTTGGCGAACTCGGAGGGGGCGAAAAGCACCCGTCTGACGCTGATCGCCGATATCGTCACCGACTGGGTGGCGGTGGCGGCCGAGCGCAGCAATCTGGCGGTGGCGCAGCAAACGATGGCGAGCGCCAAACGATCGCTGGACGTCACGCGTAACAATCAGCAGCACGGGATTGCGTCGCTGGTTGACGTGGCGTCGGCGGAAACCGTCTATCAGCAGGCGCGATCGGACGCCGCCAGCTACGCCACCAGCGCTGCACAGGCGAAAAACGCGCTGGATTTGGCGGTAGGGCAAAGCGTGCCGGAAAACCTGCTGCCGAGTGGCATCGAGGCGCTGGGCGGGATCATGCGCGATCTGCCGGCCGGCGTTTCTTCGCAAGTGTTGCTGAAGCGGCCGGACGTGCTGCAGGCCGAGCATAACCTGAAATCCGCCAACGCCGATATCGGCTCGGCGCGGGCGGCGTTCTTCCCGTCGATCAGCCTGACCGCCAGCGGCGGCGTGGGCAGCGGTGAACTCTCCTCGTTGTTCAGCCATGGAGCCGGCGTCTGGTCGTTCGCACCGAGCATCAGCCTGCCGATCTTCAGCGGCGGCTATAACACGGCTCAGCTCAACTACAGCCAGGCGCAGAAAGACCTGTATGTCGCCACCTATGAGAAAGCGGTGCAGACGGCATTTCAGGAAACCGCCGACGCGCTGGCGCGCAAAGCCACGCTGCAGGAACAGTTGGCGGCGCAAACCGGCTATGTGGCGGCGGCGCAGCAATACTATCGCCTGGCCGAGCTGCGTAACCGCCAAGGCGTGGACAGCTACCTGACGCTGCTGGACGCGCAGCGCACGCTGTACACGGCGCAACAGGCGCTGATCGCCACGCAGCAGACCGCATACGACAATCAGGCCACTCTGTATAAAGTGTTGGGCGGCGGCGTTACCGCTGAGCGGCAGGGGGATGGCGTCATCGCCGACAAGACGACGCTCAGCCGCTAA